AGCCCGCCGAGCATCTCCGCAGCGAACGCCACCAGCCGCGGCCTGACCTGGTCCATCTCCTCCGGGGTCACGGATCAGAACACGACCACATCACGAGCCGGATCAGCGGTAGCGACACACGTAACAAAGTACTACTAGTCTTCCGTTCATGCCCGAGGGCGACACCGTCTGGCTCTCCGCGCGGCGAATGCACGACGCCTTCGCCGGCCGCGGACTCGTGCGCTCCGACTTCCGTGTGCCGCGGCACGCGACCGCCGACCTGACCGGCAGGACGGTCGAGGAGGTCCTCGCGCGCGGCAAGCACATGCTGACCAGGGTCGAGGGCGACGTCACGCTGCACACCCACTTCCGGATGGACGGGAGCTGGCACCTGCACCCTCCTGGCACCCGCTGGCGGCGTCCCGGCCACCAGGCCAGGATCGTGCTGGCGAACGAGGAGTGGGAGGCCGTCGGTTTCTCGTTGCACGACGTCAGGCTCGTCCGGCGCAGCGCGGAGGAACGCCTCGTCGGCCACCTGGGGCCCGACCTGCTCGGGCCCGACTGGGACCTCGCCGAGGCCGTGCGCCGGCTACGCGCCGCACCGCACAGGGACGTCGGCCTCGCCCTGCTCGACCAGCGCAACCTGGCCGGCATCGGGAACTTGTACCGCACCGAGGTCCTGTTCCTGCACGGCACCTCGCCGTGGACGTCCGTCGGCGACGTGGTCGACCTCGACCGGCTGGTCTCGCGTGCCCGCGATCTGCTGCTGCTCAACCGGGACGACTGGCCACAGGTCACGACCGGCGACTCACGGCGGGGCCAGCACCACTGGGTCTTCGAGCGTGCGGGACGTCCGTGTCGGCGGTGCGGCGCGACGATCCGTACGGCACGGCAGGGTAACGCCCCCGACGACCGCGTGACGTACTGGTGTCCGTCGTGCCAACAGGGCCCCGCGGCAACGAACCGTTCCTAGTCGATTTAGATACCCCCTTGGGGTACCGGGTATTCTGTGCTACGTTCCGTCTTGCCCGAACGAGAGCGTTCCTGATCCTGGGAGACAGCGATGACCGCACAGACGACCTCCACCACACGTCCCCACCCCTTGCTTCGTCGATGGCCTGTGCTGGCCGGGCTCGCGTTCACCGCGCTCGTCGCCTTCGACATGGCCGCCGGCATGGACCTCGCGCCGGTACTGGCCGCGTCGGCGGTGGTCTACCTGGGCACGGCGGCGTTACGGAAGCCCGTCGCGGCCTGGCCGATATTCTTCGCCACCGTCGTCATCATCACCGTGGGGAAGTTCGCCGGCTTCGACCCGACCTGGGTCGTGCTGGGTGCGGGCGTCCTCCTGCTGGGTTACGGCCTGGTGCGCGGCGCGCTGCGTCCCGCGTCAGGACTGCCGCTGCAGACGCTCGGCCTGCTCGGCTTCGGTGCCGCCGCCGCGATCGCGCTGTACGTCAACCCGGTGTTCGGCGGCTACCTGGTGGCGGTCGGCCTGCTCGGCCACGCGGCGTGGGACCTCTACCACCACAGGACCAACAAGGTCGTGGTCCGCTCACTCGCCGAGTTCTGCCTCGTCCTCGACACCGCCCTGGCCGTGACGATCATCGTCGTGACCGCGACGGCCTGACGCTAGAGCCCGGCCTGCCGCCAGGAGCGGGGGGACGGGGCCACCCGCAGGCGCTCGACGAGCGACGGGCCGCGGCCGGCCTCGGGGCCGACCCCGTAACGACCCAGGCCGGTGCGCAGGACGGAGAGCCCGGCCATGCCGGGGAGTGCGGCGATCCGACCGTCGATCTGCGCGATGCGACCGTTGCCCGTCTCACCGCCCAGCAGGTAGCCGAACACCAGCGCCGTCTCCTGCCGGGGGTGGATGCTCGAGCCGAGCGGCCCCCACAGGGTCCTGAGTGCGAGCCGCGAGATCCGGCGGGCCCGCGCGGAGCGGGCGAGCCGGGACTTCGCCTGGTCCTCGTAGAACGCCGAGTGCTGGGCGCGCTGCTCACGCACCCGACCGAGCAGGGTGGCCAGCACGGGATGGTCGTCGACCTCGAGGATGCGGTCGTACGCGACCTGGGTCGACCACTCGTTGATCGCTCCCCAGGTCATGTGCACCGCGGTGATGTCGTCACCGATCACGTTCGCCAGCATCGAGCGGTAGACGGGCGCCATGCTGTCGCGCCAGCCGAGCGACGAGCGCATGCGCTGGATGAGCGCGTTGTCGATCGTGATGCCGTGCGCGCGCAGGACGCTGGCCACGCCCTCGCTGTGCCAGAAGTTCTCGTACGTCCACCGGGTGAGGAACGCCGTCGCCGTCGCGTCTTTGTGCGTCGGGGTGATCAGCAGGTCGCGCAGGTAGCAGATGGTGTGGCGTTCGACGTCGAACATGTAGCGCAGGGCGCGCAGCGTCGGGTTGCGCAGCGGGCGTCTCGCGAACGCGTCGTAGTCGAGATCCTCGTACGCGACGCGGGTGAAGCCGTGCACGCCGGGATCGATATCGAAGGCCATGGCCGGGCCGGGCTACGCGGCGACGCTGGCGAACGGTGCCTGCGGGGCACCGGTGCCTGCGATGGCACCCGGGACCTCGGCGACGGGGGTCTCCTCGAGCGCCAGCAGGGAGCTGGTGTCACGGAGCACCTCGGACAGGCGCACCCCCAGCGCGAAGCAGATGGCCGCGAGCAGCTCGGAGGACGCTTCCTTCTGGCCGCGCTCGACCTCGGAGAGGTACCCGAGGGACACGCGCGCGGAACTCGACACCTCGCGGAGGGTGCGGCCTTGACGCATCCGGTGCTGGCGCAGCACGTCTCCGATTATCTGGCGAAGCAGCATGGGCGACGTCCCTCCCTCCGGTCCGGTGGTTGCAGCGGTCCTCACGACTCCACCGTATACGCCCCGGCCGTCACATGGAGCACCAGAGGCGCTGCTCATCTGTCAGCGAACAACCGCGAGGAGCAGATCAAAGGCAACGCGGGCGGCCTCGTCGCGTATTCCCGCCCGGTCGGTGGCCGTGATCGCGGGCGAGTCGACCGTGAGCCCGGCCGGCCCGTCGACGGCGACGTGCAGGGTGCCCGGTGCCTTGCCGTCCTGCGGGTCGGGGCCGGCGACCCCGGTGAGCGCGAGCCCGTAGGTCGCGCCCAGCAGCGACCGCACGCCCGTGGCCATCTGCCCGGCCACCTCGGGATGGACCGCGCCCTCCCGCTCGAGCAGGCCGGCGTCGACGCCGAGCACGGACGCCTTGACGTCGGTCGCGTACGCGATCACGCCGCCGCGGAACGCATCGGAGGCACCGGGAACGGCGGTCAACTGCATGCCGACGAGGCCACCGGTCAACGACTCCGCGATGGCCACGGTGGCGTCGTTCAACCGGAGCGCCGCGAGCACGCGGGTGGGACGGTCGATCACTGCTCGGTTGCCTGCCGGCGCAGCCGAAGTGCCCGCCACAGGTAGTCGACGCCGGTCGCGACCGTGACGACGACGGCGCCGCCCATCACGACCCACCTGCCGATGTCGAGGCCGAGCCACTCCAGCGGCAGGATGAACAGGGCGATCGCCACGATCTGCAGGACGGTCTTGAGCTTGCCGCCCTTGCTCGCCGCGATCACGCCGTGCCGGATCACCCAGAACCGCAGCAGCGTCACACCGACCTCGCGCACCATGATCACGATGGTCACCCACCACCACAGCTCGCCGATGAGCGAGAGACCGACGAGCGCCATGCCCATCAGCGCCTTGTCGGCGATCGGGTCGGCGATCTTGCCGAAGTCGGTGATCAGATCGCGGCGCCTGGCGAGCTCGCCGTCAAGGTGGTCGGTGAACGACGCCAGCAGGAAGACCACCAGGGCTCCGAGGCGCCACCCCATGCCGGGCTGCAGCAGCATCCAGCCGAACACGGGCACGAGCAGGATGCGCAGGACCGTCACCGCGTTGGCCAGGTTGACGATCGGGACGGGCCTGGCCGGCTCGGGGCGACCCTCGAGCGGGTCGGCGTTCGCGGGACTCACGGGGCCTCCGCCCGGACTCCGCCGGCGGCGTCGGCCGTGAGGTCGACGCCCTCGCTGCCGACGACCCGGGCGCGCACGATGTCACCGACCCGTGCGGGGGCGCTCGGTGCTGACTGCCTCCGGCGGTCTTGCGACAGGCTGACTGTTGTCATGCCATCCACCTCGGGTCCCTGGTGTGCGGCGCAGCCCTCGGCGACCGATCCGTCGGTCGACTCGACGAGCACGTCGATCTCGTCGCCGACACGCTCCTCGGCCCGCTGGGCCACGAGCTCGTCGACGAGCCCCGCGAGGCGCTCGACGCGTTCGTCGACGACCTCCTGCGGCAGCTTCTCGTCGTAGCCCACGGCCTCCGTGCCGTCCTCGTCGGAGTAGCCGAACACGCCGATGGCGTCGAGACGCGCGGCGGAGAGGAACTGTTCGAGCAACTCGACGTCGTGCTCGGTCTCCCCGGGGAACCCCACGATGACGTTGGTGCGGGCACCGGCGAGTGGCGCTCCCGCGCGGATGCGTGCCAGCAGGTCGAGGAACTGCTCACCGTCGCCGAACCGCCTCATCCGCCGCAGCACGCGACCGCTGGCGTGCTGGAACGACAGGTCGAAGTAGGGGGCGAGGCCGTCGGTGGAGGTCATCACGTCGATGAGCGTCGGCCGCATCTCCGCGGGCTGCAGGTAGCTCACCCGGACGCGCTCGATGCCGTCGACACCGGCCAGCTCGCCGAGTAGCCGCTCGAGCAGCCTGACGTCGCCGAGGTCCTTGCCGTACGAGGTGGAGTTCTCGCTGACCAGGACGAGCTCGCGCACACCCTCGCCGGCGAGCCAGGCCGCCTCGTCGAGCAGGTCCTCGGGCCGGCGTGAGACGAAGGCGCCGCGGAACGACGGGATCGCGCAGAACGCGCAGCGCCGGTCGCATCCGGAGGCGATCTTCAGCGGGGCGATGGGGCCGGAGCCGAGCCGCCGGCGCAGGGTGCGCGGACCGCCGAGCCGGCCGGCGAGACCGACCTCGGTGTCGCGGTCGGCGACCGACCGGTGCCCGGGCACGACGGTGCCGGAGCCCTGGCGGTCGACCGGCGTGATGGGCAGCAGCCTGCGCCGGTCCTGCGGCGTGTGCGCGGCGGGCGTACGTCCCGCGAGGATGTCGTCGAGTCGGACCGCGATGTCCGGATAGTCGTCGAAGCTCAGCACGGCCGCCTCGGGCAGCTCCGCCGCGAGGTCCTTGCCGTACCGCTCCGCGAGGCAGCCGACCGCCACCACCCGGGGAGCGTCGTCGGACTCGTCGGCGGCCGCGAGAAGGGTGTCGATGGACTCCTGCTTCGCCGCCTCGACGAATCCACAGGTGTTCACGAGTACGGCGTCCGCGCCCGCGGTGTCGTCGACCAGCGACCAGCCGCCGTCCTCCAGGCGGCCGGCGAGCTCCTCGGAGTCGACCTCGTTGCGGGCACAGCCGAGCGTGATCAGGGCTACGCGTCGGTCAGGCACAGGCGTAGAGCCTACGCGAGGCGGGTAACGACGGTGGCGGGCGGCGGGTGCGCCGGTCAGGGCCGGCCGACCCCGGTCCGGTCGGTACGTCCGTCGATCTCGTCGGTCGGTGACTGGCTCGTGCGCCCCGATCCGCCGAGGCAGACCTGCAGGATCGGCAGCCGCAGGCAGAGTCCGCGAGGCGGGTCGTCCGGAGGCGGCACCGGCGCCGGCGTCGAGGCTGGTGGCGGTGGCGGCTTGGGCTCCGTCGGTTCGGTCGGCGGCTTGGGTTCCGACGAGGTCGGCCGTGGCCTGCTCGTGGTCGGCTCGGCGGTGGGCTCCGAGGGCTCGGACTCGACGGGACGGCTCGTCGGCTCCCTCGACGGCTCCGCGGAGCTGGGCTCGTCGGTCGGCTCCTCCGACGGCGACTTCGTCGTCGCCACCTTGGACGTGCTCGCGCTCGGCTCGCTCGTCGGCGGCTGCTGCGTACTCGTCCCCGGCTGGCCGGTGCCGCCGCCCGACCCCTGCGCCGTGGGCTGCGCCTGGGGCTCGTCGCGGTCGAACAGGTCGGCGCCGACGGTCGCCCAGGCGGTCACGCCCAGGCACAGCGCCAGGACGACGGCGACCGCGACGCCGGTGGCCGGGTTGCGGGTGGTCTTGCGCAGCCAGCCCCAGAAGCCGGGCAGGAAGCCGAGGAACACCCCCGCCTTGCCGGCGGCCGCGAGGTACGGCGTGGCCGCGGTGCCCAGCACGATCGGCGCGAGCAGGAAGCGGAAGCCGGAGTTGACCTCGACGAGGTCGAGGTAGACGATCCGGCACGCGTCGCACTCGTCGAGGTGCTCACGGACCCGTCCGCTCTCGCGGTTGGCCAGCTTGTCCCTGACGTACGCGCCGAGCCGCTCGGTGACCCAACGGCACTCCTTGCCCTCGACCGCGGCAAGGTGCTGCTGGAGGTAGAGCTGCCGCAGCCGCTCCCTGGCGCGGTAGGCGATCGCGGACACGGCGTTGGGGTTGAGCCCGAGGAGCGGCGCGACCTGGGCGGCCGACTCGCCCTCGACCTCGGTGTGCCAGAGCACCGCCTGCCAGCGCTCGGGCAGGCCGGCGAAGGCGCGGGCGGCGTACGCCTGGTCGAGCTTGCTGACGGCCGGGTCGTCGTCGGCCTGGGGGCGTTCGTAGTCGGCGACGTCCTCGACGGGCTCGACCTTGGTGCCCGCACGGCCGCGGTCGATGTGGACGCGGCGCATCGTCGTCAGGACGTAGGCGCGGACGGCCGACTCGGGGCCGCCGCCGGACTTCAACGTGGTGAGCAGGCGGGCGAACGACTCGGCGACGAGGTCGTCGGCCTCGGCATGGTCACGGGTGAGCACCCGGGCCAGTCGCCTGGCGGCCTCGATGTGTCGCCGGTACACGGCGTCGAACGCCTCGGCGTCGCCGTCGCGGACGGCATCGAGCAGCGCCGCGTCGCTCGGGGCGTCTGCCATCTCCGCTGCGGCCAGCGCTTCTTCCCGCCGCGCATGCTTCGCGGCAGAGCGCCCGCCATCCCCACCTGTGTCGCTCATCGAGACAGAGGATACGGGCCGAGAAAAAAGTTCGGGAAGTTCGCGTCATAGTCCGCGGCCCACGCCGTCTCCCCCGTAACGCACGGCTCCGGCCCTATCGGCCGAACCGTACGTGTCGGTCGATGGGGGTCGGCCGAGCGAGCTGTCGCGCCCCAAGGGGGGAAGGGGCCGGCAGGTGCCAGCGGTGCTGGCGCACCTGGGCCCCGCTGGGGGGCGGGGCTCAGGTCTCCTCACCGCTTGCTGTTACCGGGGGAGAGAAGGGGTACGTGGACCGGCGCTGCGTGACCGCGACGTCCCAACGGGGGCGACGTCGGGGTCCCGCACGCCCTTCCGCGGCCGGCCAAACGGCTATCACGGCCGATATGACGACACTCCGGACCGCCTGGCGGAACGAGTCGCTCGTCCGCGGCTGGCGCCTGCCGGAGGACTGGTGGACGTCGCAGGTCGACGCGATCCTGTCCGCGGTGATCGCCGAGGAGCCCCTGGGCGACGGCTGCGCCGCCCTCGCCGCGGCCCGCGCGGAGGCCGGCGTCGGCCTGCCGGAGGGCTACGACGACCTCTGGGCGCTGTTCTCCGTCCTGCACCGGATTCCGCCCGCACCGCTCGTGCGGCGATTTGCCGAGTCATACGTTGAGTCAGCACCGTCGGGCATTTTGTGTACGGAGAGTATCGATCCTCTCACCGGCCTACTGCCCGTCGAGTACCTGCGCGCCCGGCTGGGCGAGGTCTACCGCGAGGCGACGGCGGCCGCGACCGAGGCGCGTACGCGGCACGGCCTGGTCAGCGTCCGGTTCGCCGCCCTGCCGATCGGGTGGGAGAACGTCACCTGGCGGCTCGCCGTCGGCCGGATCCTGCGGACGGCGTTCGCCCGTGGGGAGACGATCGCCGAGATCGGCCCCACGGTGGTCGGCGTCCTCACCCGCCGCGAGACCGCGGTCTCCGAAGGGGCGCTGACGGTCGACCTGCGAGCCACCGTCGACTGCGACGTCGACGTGCGCCGGCTCGGGTTGCCCGCGACGTTGCCCGGCGCCCTCATGCTGCTCGACGTCCTCGCCGAGCCCGACACGTCCCATGTCTCCCGAACGAAGCCCCACGATTGAGGTGAGCGCCGTGAGTTCAGGCCAGCATCGACGCCGAGGCGAGTCCCTGAGACAGCGCCTGACGAGGCTCGTCGGATCCTCGAGCGGCAACCACCGCCGCCGCAAGCAGGACGCCGACGCATCCGTGCAGCAGCGCGGATCGGAGACCTCGAGAAGGGAGCGCGGCCATGGCGGCATCGCCGAGCACCACGCTGCCTGACCTCCACGCCTACCGCGTCGTCGACCTCATCTGGTGGTGAGGCCCGCGGTCGAGCCTGGCGCGCGGACTGGTCATCCCTCCGCGGCTGATACCGGTCACGGCATCAGCCGACATCTCATGTCGGTCCGCGCGCCAGCCAGTAGCCCGCGAAGTTGTCCACATATTGCCTGCGACGCCGTCGAAGGCGGCCGAACGCCCACACACTGAACGGGTCGGTGCGGGGTGCATCGGCCGAACCGAGGTGAGGCAGGAGGCACAACCGTGGTCACGTTCGACATGGGCAACGCGACGCTGTCGACGTTGGCGGGCAAGACGTCGGGGTCGTCGGAGGACCTCGGCGGGCTGGTGCGCCAGCTCGTGGTGGCGGCGACTCCGCTCGAGGGGCGGATGAACGGGTCGGGACGTGCGGCGTTCGACCGTTTCAAGGCGCGGTCCGACCGGATCGCGACCGACCTGGGCCGCGCACTCGGTTCCGTGCACACCGGACAGGTGATGATGGACCGCTCGTTCCGTGACGGCGACGACACGATGGCCGGCAACGGCACCCACGCGATGGGCGCGGCGAACTTCGACGGCGCGCGGTTCCGCGGGTGAGGGGCACGATGAGCGCAGGAGCTGACGAGCGAGCCGCAGGTAGGGGTCGCGACTCCCTCGGTACCCATCAGGGCGTCCCCGCGACACCTGCCGGAGGCGAACGAGGAAGCGGGCGCGTGGGGCCATGACCACTCTCGACCGCAGGAGCTACGACACCGGCGCGTCCAGCGAGGTGCAGGCCAACGTCAACCGCATCGCGGGTCGCCTGGAGACCCTGATCGCGCAGCGCGCGTCCGACGCGAACATCGCGCTGGGCGACTTCGAGGCACAGGATGTCTCTGCCGACTACTCGGCGAAGGAGAAGTCCTGGGGCACCGCGGCGACGGAGACGATGACGATCATCCGGCTGCTCCGCACAACGATGGCCGGCAACGACGACACCGCCTCGCAGACCGTGACCCGCGCCCGGTCCGCCGTCGCCGGCATCGTCTGAGGCGGGTCGGCACATGGCGAAGTGGGACATCGAGCCCGCGGGCGTCCGCGGCGTCGTCATCCGTACGCAGGCCGCCGGCCAGGGGTTCGAGAAGGCAGGCAGGTCCTACGCGGGCGGCGCCCGCGGTGCAGCCGGCAGCGCGGGCAGTCCTCTCGTCACGCTCGCGTTGCAGAGCTTCGCGAAGCACCACCGCAGGACCCTGACGGGTCTGGTCGACAAGACCGTGGCATCCCTCACGGCAGCCGTCGAAGCGACGAACGCCTACCTCGACGGCGACCTCGAGATGGCCGAACGCGCCCAGCGCCACGGCGCCACGACCAACGGGGTCCACAAGCAGCTGCCCCGCCGCTGAGAGGAGATCACGGCCGTGGTCGCGGAGGCTGGTAACGCTGCCGGTGGGGTGTTGTCGACGATCGACCCGACGCGGATCCCGTTGTTCGAGGGTGACCTTGCGAGTGTGGAGGTGGCGGCGGCACGGTTCCGTAAGGCCGGGTCGCGGTGCGTCTCGGCGGGTGTGGGGGTGGACTCGCGGTTCCAGGGCCTGTCGTCGTGTTACCGGGCGCCGGAGCGGTGGGAGCTGTTGGCCTCGACCGCGCGGGTCCGTACCGGCGCGGCGTCCTTCGGGTCCGATCTGAAATCGGTCGGGGACGCGTTAGCGGATTACGCGGCGGAGATGCGGCCGGTGGCGGCGGCGTTGAGCCGGTTGTTCGATCAGGCGATGGCGTTCACGGTGGAGGTGTCCGGTGACGGCGCCTGGGACCGCGACAAGTCCGCGGTCGCGCGGAACAACTCTCTGATCCAGGCGGTGTCGGCGCAGGCGGAGGCGAAGGCCGCGATCGAACGGCGCTGCGCGAACCGGATCGAAGCCCTGGTCGGCGGCCGGGTCTGGCACGCGGCCGACCGACCCGGCGACCCG
This genomic window from Streptosporangiales bacterium contains:
- a CDS encoding DNA glycosylase → MPEGDTVWLSARRMHDAFAGRGLVRSDFRVPRHATADLTGRTVEEVLARGKHMLTRVEGDVTLHTHFRMDGSWHLHPPGTRWRRPGHQARIVLANEEWEAVGFSLHDVRLVRRSAEERLVGHLGPDLLGPDWDLAEAVRRLRAAPHRDVGLALLDQRNLAGIGNLYRTEVLFLHGTSPWTSVGDVVDLDRLVSRARDLLLLNRDDWPQVTTGDSRRGQHHWVFERAGRPCRRCGATIRTARQGNAPDDRVTYWCPSCQQGPAATNRS
- a CDS encoding ferritin-like domain-containing protein; amino-acid sequence: MAFDIDPGVHGFTRVAYEDLDYDAFARRPLRNPTLRALRYMFDVERHTICYLRDLLITPTHKDATATAFLTRWTYENFWHSEGVASVLRAHGITIDNALIQRMRSSLGWRDSMAPVYRSMLANVIGDDITAVHMTWGAINEWSTQVAYDRILEVDDHPVLATLLGRVREQRAQHSAFYEDQAKSRLARSARARRISRLALRTLWGPLGSSIHPRQETALVFGYLLGGETGNGRIAQIDGRIAALPGMAGLSVLRTGLGRYGVGPEAGRGPSLVERLRVAPSPRSWRQAGL
- a CDS encoding helix-turn-helix domain-containing protein, producing the protein MLLRQIIGDVLRQHRMRQGRTLREVSSSARVSLGYLSEVERGQKEASSELLAAICFALGVRLSEVLRDTSSLLALEETPVAEVPGAIAGTGAPQAPFASVAA
- a CDS encoding nicotinamide-nucleotide amidohydrolase family protein — translated: MAGTSAAPAGNRAVIDRPTRVLAALRLNDATVAIAESLTGGLVGMQLTAVPGASDAFRGGVIAYATDVKASVLGVDAGLLEREGAVHPEVAGQMATGVRSLLGATYGLALTGVAGPDPQDGKAPGTLHVAVDGPAGLTVDSPAITATDRAGIRDEAARVAFDLLLAVVR
- the pgsA gene encoding CDP-diacylglycerol--glycerol-3-phosphate 3-phosphatidyltransferase; translation: MSPANADPLEGRPEPARPVPIVNLANAVTVLRILLVPVFGWMLLQPGMGWRLGALVVFLLASFTDHLDGELARRRDLITDFGKIADPIADKALMGMALVGLSLIGELWWWVTIVIMVREVGVTLLRFWVIRHGVIAASKGGKLKTVLQIVAIALFILPLEWLGLDIGRWVVMGGAVVVTVATGVDYLWRALRLRRQATEQ
- the rimO gene encoding 30S ribosomal protein S12 methylthiotransferase RimO, coding for MPDRRVALITLGCARNEVDSEELAGRLEDGGWSLVDDTAGADAVLVNTCGFVEAAKQESIDTLLAAADESDDAPRVVAVGCLAERYGKDLAAELPEAAVLSFDDYPDIAVRLDDILAGRTPAAHTPQDRRRLLPITPVDRQGSGTVVPGHRSVADRDTEVGLAGRLGGPRTLRRRLGSGPIAPLKIASGCDRRCAFCAIPSFRGAFVSRRPEDLLDEAAWLAGEGVRELVLVSENSTSYGKDLGDVRLLERLLGELAGVDGIERVRVSYLQPAEMRPTLIDVMTSTDGLAPYFDLSFQHASGRVLRRMRRFGDGEQFLDLLARIRAGAPLAGARTNVIVGFPGETEHDVELLEQFLSAARLDAIGVFGYSDEDGTEAVGYDEKLPQEVVDERVERLAGLVDELVAQRAEERVGDEIDVLVESTDGSVAEGCAAHQGPEVDGMTTVSLSQDRRRQSAPSAPARVGDIVRARVVGSEGVDLTADAAGGVRAEAP
- a CDS encoding sigma-70 family RNA polymerase sigma factor, encoding MSDTGGDGGRSAAKHARREEALAAAEMADAPSDAALLDAVRDGDAEAFDAVYRRHIEAARRLARVLTRDHAEADDLVAESFARLLTTLKSGGGPESAVRAYVLTTMRRVHIDRGRAGTKVEPVEDVADYERPQADDDPAVSKLDQAYAARAFAGLPERWQAVLWHTEVEGESAAQVAPLLGLNPNAVSAIAYRARERLRQLYLQQHLAAVEGKECRWVTERLGAYVRDKLANRESGRVREHLDECDACRIVYLDLVEVNSGFRFLLAPIVLGTAATPYLAAAGKAGVFLGFLPGFWGWLRKTTRNPATGVAVAVVLALCLGVTAWATVGADLFDRDEPQAQPTAQGSGGGTGQPGTSTQQPPTSEPSASTSKVATTKSPSEEPTDEPSSAEPSREPTSRPVESEPSEPTAEPTTSRPRPTSSEPKPPTEPTEPKPPPPPASTPAPVPPPDDPPRGLCLRLPILQVCLGGSGRTSQSPTDEIDGRTDRTGVGRP